A single genomic interval of uncultured Desulfobulbus sp. harbors:
- a CDS encoding transketolase C-terminal domain-containing protein, whose product MNFPIDLSAYQPLRFSLDQETLDAEQKAILQKNINLVRDSIVFFTALANTKGLGGHTGGAYDIVPELLIADGFMKGSDSTVPVYFDEAGHRVAIQYIMAVLNGYKQPETLLHYREFKQGLYGHPERHEEEGVFFSSGRLGHMWSYVNGVAEANPGKTVFMFGSDGSQQEGDDAEAARYAVARKLNQTLLLDDNDVTIAGHPTEYMQGYDLVNTLSGQGLAVQSCNGEDIDALYRCIRQAITTEGPAAVVIRRKMAVGVAGIEGLPKGHDVIPVNLAVDYLTAKGHAAAVAMLEQKPEKAAKTDYKGSTPEQAKNRDEFGKIICEILQGMEKPEDKVIVVDSDLEGSCGLHHIRKNFPAVYVHGGIMERNNYSVAAGFGSVPGKQGIFGTFAAFQEMVISEITMARLNQANVLAHFSHSGVDDMADNTCHFGINNFFADNGLAEHDQTKLYFPADALQLKAVLTKIFHDPGLRFVFSTRSGTPFILNEQGEKFYGEGYTFKRDQDEVIREGKDGYIISYGEMLYRCLHVVELLKEQGINLGLINKPVLNVIDEATLAKVGASPMALVVETQNSKTGLGIRYGSWLLERGFTPKFGSMGTWKDGMGGLSEQIPYQGMSSEAIQEKVKLLLGK is encoded by the coding sequence ATGAATTTTCCAATCGATTTATCCGCCTACCAGCCGCTTCGCTTCTCTCTTGACCAAGAGACCCTGGATGCCGAGCAAAAGGCTATCCTACAAAAAAACATCAACCTGGTGCGTGACTCCATTGTTTTTTTCACAGCTCTCGCCAATACCAAGGGGTTGGGCGGTCATACCGGTGGCGCCTACGACATCGTTCCCGAACTGCTCATAGCCGATGGTTTCATGAAGGGCAGCGATTCCACTGTCCCGGTGTACTTCGACGAGGCCGGCCATCGTGTTGCCATCCAATACATCATGGCCGTGCTCAACGGGTACAAGCAACCGGAAACACTGCTCCACTACCGCGAGTTCAAACAGGGATTGTACGGACATCCCGAACGGCACGAAGAAGAGGGTGTTTTCTTCAGCTCCGGACGATTAGGCCATATGTGGAGTTATGTCAACGGCGTCGCCGAAGCCAATCCCGGCAAGACCGTCTTTATGTTCGGCAGCGATGGATCCCAGCAGGAGGGCGACGATGCCGAGGCCGCCCGCTATGCGGTTGCCCGCAAACTCAACCAGACCCTGCTGCTTGACGACAACGATGTGACCATAGCCGGACACCCCACCGAATACATGCAGGGTTATGACCTGGTCAACACCCTTTCCGGACAGGGACTTGCGGTGCAAAGCTGCAACGGTGAGGATATCGATGCCCTCTATCGCTGCATCCGTCAGGCGATCACCACCGAGGGCCCGGCAGCGGTTGTCATCCGCCGCAAGATGGCTGTTGGCGTTGCCGGTATTGAAGGCTTGCCCAAGGGGCATGACGTCATTCCGGTCAACCTTGCTGTCGATTACCTGACCGCCAAGGGGCACGCCGCTGCGGTGGCCATGCTGGAGCAGAAACCCGAAAAAGCAGCCAAGACCGACTACAAGGGCAGTACTCCCGAGCAGGCGAAAAATCGCGATGAGTTCGGCAAAATCATCTGTGAAATCCTCCAGGGCATGGAAAAACCGGAAGATAAGGTCATCGTGGTTGATTCAGACCTTGAAGGCTCCTGCGGGCTGCACCACATCCGCAAGAATTTCCCCGCTGTCTACGTCCATGGCGGCATCATGGAACGCAACAACTACTCCGTTGCCGCCGGTTTCGGTTCCGTCCCCGGCAAACAGGGCATCTTTGGCACCTTTGCCGCCTTTCAGGAGATGGTGATCTCCGAAATCACCATGGCGCGGCTCAACCAGGCCAATGTCCTGGCCCACTTCTCCCACTCGGGAGTGGATGACATGGCCGACAACACCTGCCATTTCGGGATCAACAACTTCTTTGCCGACAACGGCCTGGCCGAGCACGATCAAACAAAGCTCTATTTTCCGGCCGATGCTTTGCAATTAAAGGCTGTATTGACTAAAATTTTTCATGATCCGGGCCTCCGCTTCGTCTTTTCCACCCGCTCCGGCACCCCCTTCATCCTCAACGAGCAGGGTGAGAAGTTTTATGGCGAGGGCTACACCTTCAAACGGGATCAGGACGAGGTCATTCGTGAGGGCAAGGACGGCTATATCATCAGCTACGGTGAGATGCTCTATCGCTGCCTCCACGTGGTCGAGTTGCTCAAGGAGCAGGGAATCAACCTCGGCCTGATCAACAAACCGGTACTGAACGTGATTGACGAAGCCACCCTGGCCAAAGTCGGGGCAAGCCCTATGGCCCTGGTGGTGGAAACCCAAAACAGCAAGACCGGCTTGGGCATCCGGTACGGCAGCTGGCTGCTCGAACGCGGCTTTACCCCGAAATTCGGCTCCATGGGCACCTGGAAAGACGGCATGGGCGGGCTCTCCGAACAGATCCCCTACCAAGGAATGAGTTCCGAAGCCATTCAGGAAAAAGTGAAACTGCTGCTTGGCAAGTAA
- the purU gene encoding formyltetrahydrofolate deformylase — translation MSASISQSNTASAILLIHCPDNKGIIANVSEFIYKNNGNITYLDQHVDTHRKVFFMRIEWELVDFTIPDEKIGEYFEILIARKYDMKWQLHFSHELPRMAIFVSKMPHCLYDILSRWKSNELEVDIPLIISNHKDLEPVAQQFGIDFYHFEINRSNKAEQEQAQLQLLAEHNVEFIVLARYMQILSDDFIQYYSNKIINIHHSFLPAFPGAKPYHSAFERGVKVIGATSHYVTAELDAGPIIAQDIIRVSHADSIADLIRKGRDLEKVILSRSIWHHLQRQILVFQNRTIVFT, via the coding sequence ATGAGTGCATCAATTTCTCAGTCCAATACCGCATCAGCCATCCTGCTTATTCATTGCCCGGACAACAAGGGTATTATCGCCAACGTCAGTGAATTTATTTACAAAAACAATGGCAACATCACCTACCTCGACCAGCATGTCGACACCCACCGAAAAGTGTTTTTCATGCGCATCGAATGGGAACTGGTCGACTTCACCATCCCCGATGAAAAAATTGGAGAGTATTTCGAAATCCTCATCGCCAGAAAATATGACATGAAATGGCAACTGCATTTTTCCCACGAGTTGCCGCGAATGGCTATTTTCGTCTCCAAAATGCCACACTGCCTCTATGATATCCTCTCCCGCTGGAAATCAAATGAATTAGAAGTCGATATTCCGCTTATCATCAGCAATCACAAGGATCTCGAACCGGTCGCCCAACAGTTTGGCATCGATTTTTATCACTTTGAGATCAATCGGAGCAACAAGGCTGAACAGGAGCAGGCGCAACTGCAACTCCTAGCCGAGCACAATGTGGAATTCATCGTGCTCGCCCGGTACATGCAGATTTTATCGGATGATTTCATTCAGTATTACAGCAATAAAATCATCAATATTCATCACTCGTTCCTCCCTGCCTTTCCCGGGGCCAAACCTTATCATTCCGCCTTTGAACGGGGCGTCAAGGTGATAGGCGCCACCAGCCATTACGTGACCGCCGAACTGGATGCCGGCCCGATCATCGCCCAGGACATTATTCGCGTCAGCCATGCCGACTCCATCGCGGATCTCATTCGCAAGGGACGGGACCTGGAAAAAGTCATCCTCTCCCGTTCGATCTGGCATCATCTGCAACGGCAAATTCTTGTCTTTCAAAATCGAACCATCGTCTTCACCTGA
- the pilM gene encoding type IV pilus assembly protein PilM has translation MAKKDHLIVGVDIGSHAVKICQLQKTGLSYKLLALGSANLPPGAVEDGVLQEPDEVKNAISGLFKNLKIKNYRIGISISGYSVIVKKISLEKMDDTALDAYIKSEAEQYIPFDIDEVYLDYQQLPSRKEASDRIDIMLVAAKKEVINDYLGMLAELKLKTVLVDVDGFALENIWETISGGLENVALVDIGASKMNINIISEGVSVLARDIVVGSDQLTEQLANSLDVEFDVAEKIKIGAVPAPEDNENVFRIFNQTCTQWVLEIKKAIDLYFANNPDKPLQSLVLSGGGSKVNGLVDYIHQETGLKVYSFNPFEKMTYDHNKFDPSYIQLIGPEMAIAAGLAIRQSTI, from the coding sequence ATGGCAAAAAAAGATCACCTCATAGTCGGTGTTGACATTGGTTCCCATGCCGTAAAAATCTGTCAACTTCAAAAAACAGGCCTCAGTTATAAACTCTTAGCCTTGGGGAGTGCAAATCTTCCACCAGGAGCAGTGGAAGATGGTGTTTTGCAGGAACCTGATGAGGTTAAAAATGCAATCTCAGGTTTGTTTAAAAATCTTAAAATTAAAAATTATCGAATAGGAATATCTATTTCGGGATATTCTGTCATTGTAAAAAAAATAAGTTTAGAAAAAATGGATGATACTGCATTGGATGCATATATAAAATCTGAAGCTGAGCAGTATATCCCTTTTGATATTGATGAAGTTTATCTTGACTATCAGCAGCTTCCATCGAGAAAGGAGGCTTCTGATCGTATCGATATTATGCTTGTTGCCGCAAAAAAAGAAGTCATCAATGATTATCTTGGCATGCTTGCCGAGCTTAAGTTGAAGACCGTTCTTGTCGATGTCGATGGATTTGCCTTGGAAAATATTTGGGAAACAATTTCCGGGGGGCTTGAAAATGTGGCGCTTGTTGATATTGGTGCCTCGAAAATGAATATCAACATTATCTCGGAGGGCGTGTCGGTACTTGCAAGGGATATTGTTGTTGGCAGTGATCAGCTGACAGAGCAGTTGGCCAATTCTTTGGATGTTGAGTTTGATGTTGCTGAAAAAATTAAGATCGGAGCCGTTCCCGCTCCTGAAGATAATGAGAATGTATTCAGGATTTTCAACCAAACCTGTACCCAGTGGGTATTGGAGATAAAAAAAGCGATTGACCTCTATTTTGCAAATAATCCTGATAAACCCTTGCAATCACTCGTTCTCAGTGGTGGCGGTTCCAAGGTGAACGGTTTGGTCGACTACATTCACCAAGAGACGGGGCTGAAGGTGTACTCGTTCAATCCTTTTGAGAAGATGACATACGATCACAATAAATTCGATCCATCGTATATTCAATTGATTGGCCCTGAAATGGCGATTGCTGCCGGGCTGGCTATCCGTCAATCAACTATCTGA
- a CDS encoding PilN domain-containing protein — MIQINLLPVREIRKRAQAKKQIALSSFAFLGLLFILSAIAWYQGSIISDLNGQNSQIQNEKKRYQNIVNQINKIDEERKVLETRISVIKKLKQESSLTVHVLDEIALNTPSNRLWLKSLSQSSSQLSLAGMALDDQTIAKYMDDLELSDFIKNVHLVNTTMDRYAERNLKSFSISCVVGFDDKKDTASDKK, encoded by the coding sequence ATGATACAGATCAATTTACTTCCTGTACGGGAAATACGAAAAAGAGCCCAGGCAAAGAAGCAGATCGCTCTCTCTTCCTTTGCCTTTTTGGGGCTTTTATTCATTTTGAGTGCAATTGCTTGGTATCAAGGGAGTATAATCTCAGACTTGAATGGACAAAATAGTCAAATTCAAAATGAAAAGAAAAGATATCAAAACATTGTCAATCAAATCAACAAGATCGATGAAGAGAGAAAAGTTCTTGAAACAAGAATATCGGTCATAAAAAAGCTCAAGCAGGAATCCTCGCTCACTGTTCACGTCCTGGATGAAATAGCCCTAAATACACCTTCCAATCGTCTTTGGTTGAAATCTCTGAGTCAGTCCTCTTCACAGTTATCGTTAGCAGGGATGGCGTTAGATGATCAGACCATTGCCAAATATATGGATGATCTTGAATTGTCTGACTTCATCAAAAATGTTCATTTGGTCAATACCACAATGGATAGATATGCAGAGAGAAATCTAAAATCATTTAGTATTTCCTGTGTCGTCGGATTCGATGATAAAAAAGATACTGCCTCTGATAAAAAGTAA
- the pilO gene encoding type 4a pilus biogenesis protein PilO → MVAGVQKTKFDQFIDEKFIPFEKKNKLIVLGVIFLLPIVLFYFFLFRPNMEQVDKLKVEIEKSSTELKRVRKIARDLPKHQEELKKAKEAFELTAVLLPKSQEIPDLLRNISDLGKHSGLDFLSFVPGGEVPKDFYAEIPIDIKIRGPYHNLGLFLDRVSKLERIVTVNNIRTEQVNLDGGEILLTSSCRLLTYRFTNKKLEPPKQNTKKRR, encoded by the coding sequence ATGGTTGCAGGAGTGCAAAAAACAAAGTTTGACCAATTTATAGACGAGAAGTTTATTCCATTTGAAAAGAAGAATAAATTGATCGTTCTTGGCGTTATCTTTTTACTCCCCATTGTGCTTTTTTATTTTTTTCTCTTCCGCCCCAACATGGAGCAGGTGGATAAACTGAAAGTCGAGATTGAAAAGTCCTCTACCGAGTTAAAGCGGGTGAGAAAAATAGCCCGTGATCTCCCCAAGCATCAGGAGGAATTAAAAAAGGCAAAAGAGGCTTTTGAATTGACTGCAGTGCTTCTCCCCAAAAGCCAGGAAATCCCGGACCTGCTCCGAAATATCTCTGACTTAGGCAAGCATTCTGGTTTGGATTTTCTCTCGTTTGTTCCCGGCGGCGAGGTTCCGAAAGATTTTTACGCTGAAATCCCAATAGATATAAAAATTAGAGGGCCCTATCATAACTTGGGGTTGTTTTTAGACCGGGTCAGCAAATTGGAGCGTATTGTCACTGTGAACAATATACGAACAGAGCAAGTCAACCTCGACGGCGGAGAGATATTGCTCACTTCTTCCTGTCGCTTACTGACCTATCGCTTCACCAACAAAAAGCTCGAACCGCCGAAGCAGAATACAAAAAAGCGGCGTTGA
- a CDS encoding pilus assembly protein PilP — protein sequence MSCAEISDTERLIQAGILERSDSYAYSVEGRADPFKPFVSKQAATTAAGPDPNEIVDENTGLSGMQLFEPGQLNLVGILHSSVEELAFVEDQSRKGYVLKVGTLIGKRGIVTQITPDQVLIEETARTRSGKEIKTTVAMRLNKEGDR from the coding sequence ATGAGCTGTGCGGAGATTTCTGATACAGAGCGCCTTATTCAAGCGGGAATCCTTGAACGATCAGATTCGTACGCCTATTCTGTTGAGGGGCGTGCTGATCCGTTTAAGCCGTTCGTGTCCAAGCAGGCCGCAACAACGGCCGCAGGTCCTGACCCCAATGAAATAGTGGACGAAAATACAGGCCTGTCGGGAATGCAACTGTTTGAACCCGGGCAGCTCAATTTGGTGGGAATTTTGCACTCATCCGTCGAAGAACTCGCCTTCGTGGAGGATCAGTCAAGAAAGGGGTATGTGCTCAAGGTCGGAACGTTGATTGGAAAAAGAGGCATTGTAACCCAGATCACCCCAGATCAGGTCCTTATTGAAGAAACAGCGAGGACTCGTTCCGGGAAAGAGATTAAAACCACTGTGGCGATGAGATTGAATAAAGAGGGGGACAGGTAA